TGGAAACTCAAATGTATATCCACTTGCATTTGGAGTTGTTGACTCAGAGAATGACTTCTCGTGAAACTAGTTTATGAGACAACTTAAAGTGGTTATTGCTGATGAGCAGAGTTTAGCTTTTGTCTCTGATAGGAATACCTCACTTGGTAAAGCTATTGCAAACGTGTACCCTCAATCTCATCATGGAATTTGCATTCACCACTTGCTGAATAATGTTGTAACTTATTACCATGGGAAAGGTTTGGTTGGTTTGGTTGCAAAGGCTTCTAAAGCTTATCGAGTTGCTGATTTTCAGAAGATCTTTACAGATATTTACTCGATTAGTCCGGCGATTGGGAAATATCTAATAGAGGCTGATGTGAGAAAGTGGGCTCAATGTCAATTTCCTGGTTTGAGGTTTGATATTAGGACCAATAATCCTGCTGAATCGATGAATTCTGCATTGCGTTCGCCAAGGGAGTTTCCGATCATTCCTCTACTAGACAGCATAAGGGAAATGATGACTCGATAGTTTTTTGAACGGAGAACTCTAAGTTCTAACAATTCAAATCCATTGACCACATCTGTGGAAAAGAAGATTGATAGAAGGATTCAGAAGGGAAAGACCTTTACAGTTTACCCGATTAACGATTACCGGTTTCTGCTTCGTGGAGACAAAATTGAATGTATGGTTGATTTGGTGAGACGCACATGTTCTTGTGGAAAATTCGACTTGTTAAAGATCCCATGCG
This genomic interval from Brassica oleracea var. oleracea cultivar TO1000 chromosome C2, BOL, whole genome shotgun sequence contains the following:
- the LOC106323942 gene encoding uncharacterized protein LOC106323942 is translated as MRGIPETSYAKIPKYLYMMKEANPGSHTSYETDKDGRFRFLFISFGQCVRGFYRAIRKVIVLDGTFLKSKFKGVLLVATALDGNSNSLAFVSDRNTSLGKAIANVYPQSHHGICIHHLLNNVVTYYHGKGLVGLVAKASKAYRVADFQKIFTDIYSISPAIGKYLIEADVRKWAQCQFPGLRFDIRTNNPAESMNSALRSPREFPIIPLLDSIREMMTR